The following DNA comes from Aerosakkonema funiforme FACHB-1375.
GCAGGTATATTGCCTAAAGCAATGTAAATGAAAAATTGAGATAGGAACAGAAAGAAGCCACTGCCTATTACGCTCAAAAGTCTGCCCCGCTGTTCCCGATTGCCCAATTGTTTGATATCGCGCCACGTATTGCTATAACGCCACGGCGCTACGATAAAAGCCATTATCGGTGCGACAAACAGCATTCGCATCGCCAAAATTAACAGGGAATTTCCCGGACTGGCAGAAATAAATCCTCCCAGTTCAGATAGACCAAATATCGTTTGCTTTCTCAAAATTACTCTGACAATAACGTTTTGCAACGAAAACATCAGAGAAGAAATCAGAATTAGGGTCACCCCTGTGACAAAATTGCTGGGCTGAGTTGGTGCAGCTGTAGGTGCGGTGGCAGGCTGTACGGCTGGCCTTGCGCTCGGTTGTTCCATTGGCCCGATTGCTTTGGGCTGGGTGTTTTGCTGTAGCTGGAACTTAATGCGACTGACCAGTGCCTCTAAAATTGCTTCTCCTTGCTGTTCGAGGCTGTGCATCCGACCCAGCTGCTGGGATAGAGCGCTTTGATAGCTGCTGATATCCTGTTGCAGGGTTTTTAAGGTGGTGCTGAGGGTGGAATCTAGGGATGAAAGCAGGCGGTAGGCATTATCGTTGTAGCTGCTGGGAAGCTGGCCAGAACCGGTCCCCGACGAGATAATTTGCTGCCGCAATTGCTCTTGCAGATGGCTGGCGAGTACTTCGGCAAGTTGCTGTACCTGCTGCTGAGATTGCAAGTCCCGATATTGGGATTGCAGGTTTTTGATGTCGGTGGACAGGCTGTTTTTCTGCGACTGTAGTTCATTAACCTCCTGATACAGCTGGGAGATCAAACTTTCTTTGAGATTTTGCAGCTGCTCGGTCAGGTCGTTCAGCGCGTCCTGTGCTGCCTGCGGGTTCTTTCCACCCTGAGCTTCTGTTTGGTTGTCCAGTTGCCCCATTAGAGTCTATCCTCTTGTCAATTGGCTATCAA
Coding sequences within:
- a CDS encoding DMT family transporter → MGQLDNQTEAQGGKNPQAAQDALNDLTEQLQNLKESLISQLYQEVNELQSQKNSLSTDIKNLQSQYRDLQSQQQVQQLAEVLASHLQEQLRQQIISSGTGSGQLPSSYNDNAYRLLSSLDSTLSTTLKTLQQDISSYQSALSQQLGRMHSLEQQGEAILEALVSRIKFQLQQNTQPKAIGPMEQPSARPAVQPATAPTAAPTQPSNFVTGVTLILISSLMFSLQNVIVRVILRKQTIFGLSELGGFISASPGNSLLILAMRMLFVAPIMAFIVAPWRYSNTWRDIKQLGNREQRGRLLSVIGSGFFLFLSQFFIYIALGNIPAGVATTIFFIYPTVTILLAWLIFKDKPTFLLILATVSIYIGGFLTIPNLTAGAKGNYTLGAITAIVSGIAFAIYVILIKVSKMHPIPFSVVNFTTILFLSAFVLPFGSFVPTLAYKVDPKMWPTLWIAALVLTVTSLVGYLLNNIGVPMIGPALASVVGASGPALTVVLALLIINEKLTLLQVLGVVLVTVWVLGISVENTKPKPPAQPARR